A window of Clostridium botulinum BKT015925 contains these coding sequences:
- a CDS encoding MerR family transcriptional regulator: MNIKLASEKTGLTKKAIKYYESVGLINPSKNSENNYRDYTEKDIIKLNLIASLRILDIPISEIKLLIEGNKTIDKVLTDTLKTINDSISNLEKSKLIISSIIEKKNKDFYVVGEEVKKLRETLEYSMEEKREYIYDKLIRVFPGDFGKIIVLQYEPFLNIYIDNDEKEEAWIKLVDILDDLECVDENNPMFVKLANMNKQQLKECSNDIETNIYNILNGGEEEIEKQKKAMIKAIKYLYNNEEWKKSFIENCDMAKEMFELNGREFNEFDKYLQILSEDYKRYNEIMKKINDEVNEEVKKEFGFTREEFLKDLYEKGKINN, translated from the coding sequence GAAAATAATTATAGAGATTATACGGAAAAGGATATAATAAAACTTAACTTAATAGCATCCCTAAGAATTTTAGATATACCAATAAGTGAAATTAAATTATTAATAGAAGGTAATAAAACAATTGATAAGGTTCTGACGGATACTCTAAAAACAATAAATGATTCCATAAGTAATCTAGAAAAAAGCAAACTTATTATAAGTAGTATTATAGAAAAAAAAAATAAAGATTTTTATGTAGTTGGAGAAGAAGTAAAAAAATTAAGGGAAACATTAGAGTATTCAATGGAAGAAAAAAGAGAGTATATATATGATAAGTTAATAAGAGTTTTTCCAGGGGATTTTGGTAAAATAATTGTTCTACAATATGAGCCATTTTTGAATATATATATTGATAATGATGAAAAAGAAGAAGCTTGGATCAAACTAGTAGATATTTTAGATGACTTGGAGTGTGTAGATGAGAATAATCCTATGTTCGTCAAATTAGCTAATATGAATAAACAACAATTAAAGGAATGTAGCAATGATATAGAAACTAATATTTATAATATATTAAATGGTGGAGAAGAAGAAATAGAAAAACAGAAGAAAGCTATGATTAAAGCTATAAAATATTTGTATAACAATGAAGAATGGAAAAAGAGTTTTATTGAAAATTGTGATATGGCAAAAGAGATGTTTGAACTTAATGGAAGGGAATTTAATGAATTTGATAAATATCTTCAAATTTTAAGTGAAGATTATAAAAGATATAATGAGATTATGAAGAAAATAAATGATGAAGTAAATGAAGAAGTAAAAAAAGAATTTGGATTTACACGAGAAGAATTTTTAAAGGATTTATATGAAAAAGGTAAAATTAATAATTAA
- a CDS encoding ABC transporter ATP-binding protein has protein sequence MLEIKNVGKSFGDFCALKNINLEFESGVYGLLAPNGAGKTTLIKMLTTLIFPSEGEILYKGCDIIKMDEDYRDILGYLPQEFGYYKNYTPKKYLLYLAALKGIESEVAKKRTTELIKLVGLGEAENKKMKKFSGGMIQRVGIAQAMLNDPKILILDEPTAGLDPKERVRFRNLIAELSRERIVILSTHIVSDVESIANEIIMIKDSSVVYKDSVRNICGMIKGKVYETYIDFEDIEGFRKEYLSLSERQEEGKMRVRFISNHEGEDTWVPVYPNLEDVFLYVYRDENLDLDME, from the coding sequence GTGTTAGAAATAAAGAACGTAGGTAAAAGTTTTGGGGATTTTTGTGCACTAAAAAATATTAATTTAGAATTTGAAAGTGGTGTATATGGACTTTTAGCGCCAAATGGTGCTGGAAAGACAACCCTTATAAAAATGCTAACAACTTTAATATTTCCAAGTGAAGGTGAGATATTGTATAAGGGATGTGACATTATAAAAATGGATGAGGACTATCGTGATATATTAGGATATCTTCCACAGGAGTTTGGATATTACAAAAATTATACTCCTAAAAAATATTTACTTTATCTAGCTGCACTTAAAGGGATAGAGAGTGAGGTTGCAAAGAAAAGAACTACAGAACTTATAAAATTAGTTGGACTTGGAGAAGCTGAAAATAAAAAAATGAAGAAGTTTTCTGGAGGAATGATTCAAAGAGTTGGTATTGCTCAAGCTATGCTAAATGATCCTAAAATTTTAATTTTAGATGAACCAACAGCAGGGCTTGATCCAAAGGAAAGAGTTAGATTTAGAAATTTAATTGCAGAACTATCTAGGGAGAGAATAGTGATTTTATCTACTCATATAGTATCTGATGTAGAGTCAATAGCAAATGAAATTATAATGATAAAAGATAGTTCTGTAGTTTATAAAGATAGTGTTAGAAATATATGTGGCATGATTAAAGGAAAGGTATATGAAACTTATATTGATTTTGAAGATATAGAGGGATTTAGAAAAGAATATTTATCATTATCTGAAAGACAAGAAGAAGGAAAAATGAGAGTAAGATTTATATCAAATCATGAAGGTGAAGATACTTGGGTACCTGTTTACCCTAATTTAGAGGATGTATTTTTATATGTATATAGAGATGAAAATTTAGATTTAGATATGGAGTAA
- a CDS encoding DUF4830 domain-containing protein codes for MAEENFFKKYNYTTCFKINSIEKTLPKEFKYKIGDFPETLYWIYVNELSKAIGLNVEEYLGEKVICEIYYLKEPFPKENIYINRGILIKHKGKIIGAYIDDGRFQSTKGGSCIAINGKSYKDLTGKKFTEDITRFINTEDKLYKKINSMSPRQVIKTYYKAIDAQDERIKLACMSCENIMQDMSINMKSDILFNDEFKESPIKSLKLLMIRGNKNQSKSNSKWYNIDFYIKVEPDRTTYEDGLDRRFVEVIKEGDSWKVNSEATGF; via the coding sequence ATGGCGGAAGAGAATTTTTTTAAAAAATATAATTATACTACCTGTTTTAAGATAAATTCTATTGAAAAAACTTTACCTAAGGAATTTAAATATAAAATAGGTGATTTTCCAGAAACATTATATTGGATATATGTAAATGAATTAAGTAAAGCTATTGGTCTTAATGTAGAAGAATACTTAGGGGAAAAGGTAATTTGTGAAATTTATTATCTGAAAGAACCATTTCCAAAAGAAAATATTTATATAAATAGAGGAATCTTAATAAAGCATAAAGGAAAAATAATTGGCGCATATATAGATGATGGAAGATTTCAGAGTACTAAAGGCGGCAGCTGTATAGCTATAAATGGAAAATCATATAAAGACTTAACGGGTAAAAAATTCACTGAAGATATTACGAGATTTATTAATACTGAAGATAAACTTTATAAAAAAATAAACAGTATGAGTCCAAGACAAGTAATAAAAACTTATTATAAAGCAATTGATGCACAGGATGAAAGAATCAAATTAGCATGTATGTCTTGTGAAAATATTATGCAAGATATGTCTATAAATATGAAAAGTGATATCCTTTTTAATGATGAATTTAAGGAAAGTCCTATAAAATCTTTAAAATTACTAATGATTAGAGGTAATAAAAATCAAAGTAAAAGTAATTCTAAATGGTATAATATTGATTTCTATATTAAAGTAGAACCTGATAGAACCACTTATGAGGATGGATTAGATAGAAGATTTGTAGAAGTAATAAAAGAGGGAGATTCATGGAAGGTAAATAGTGAGGCCACTGGATTTTAA
- a CDS encoding BlaI/MecI/CopY family transcriptional regulator, with translation MGEIKIFDSEYRLMNIIWENNNIKSSELVKLAKEELGWKKSTTYTVIRRLCEREIIKNENTIVSFLVNREEVIRAETEEHIDKLYEGSLKLFFTTFLKKEKLNKDEIDELRKIVEENEEREE, from the coding sequence ATGGGAGAAATAAAGATTTTTGATTCAGAATACAGATTGATGAATATAATTTGGGAAAATAACAATATAAAAAGTAGTGAGCTTGTGAAGCTTGCAAAAGAAGAACTTGGATGGAAAAAATCAACTACATATACAGTTATAAGAAGACTATGTGAAAGAGAGATTATTAAAAATGAAAATACAATAGTATCATTTTTAGTGAATCGTGAAGAAGTTATAAGGGCAGAAACAGAAGAACACATAGATAAGCTGTACGAAGGTTCTTTAAAATTATTTTTCACAACTTTTCTTAAAAAAGAAAAATTAAATAAAGATGAAATTGATGAGCTTAGAAAAATAGTTGAAGAAAATGAAGAAAGGGAGGAATAA
- a CDS encoding RNA polymerase sigma factor — MNNEKKLIKQIKIKSSRKAANELITRYYKEIYTYVYKQTMDKEMSMDLTQEIFIKMLKSLNTYDDKKASFRTWLYKISTYKIIDYYRSKHYKYKKISINIEETEICDYGDIFISIEYKEDIQKIINIVDKFDELMQQIFRLKIFGEYTFLEISKILEIPESTVKTKYYSLIRKIKKICEE, encoded by the coding sequence ATGAATAATGAGAAGAAATTAATAAAACAAATAAAAATAAAGAGTAGTAGAAAAGCCGCAAATGAGCTTATTACTAGGTATTATAAAGAGATATACACGTATGTGTACAAGCAAACTATGGATAAAGAAATGTCCATGGATTTAACACAAGAAATATTTATAAAAATGTTAAAATCCCTAAATACTTATGATGATAAAAAAGCTTCTTTTAGAACTTGGTTATATAAAATATCTACATATAAAATTATAGATTATTATAGATCAAAGCATTATAAATATAAAAAAATATCAATAAATATTGAGGAGACCGAAATTTGCGATTATGGAGATATTTTTATTTCTATAGAATATAAAGAAGATATACAAAAAATTATCAACATTGTGGATAAGTTTGATGAATTAATGCAACAAATATTTAGATTGAAGATATTTGGGGAGTATACTTTTTTAGAAATATCAAAAATTCTTGAAATACCTGAGTCTACAGTAAAGACAAAATACTATTCTCTTATAAGAAAAATAAAAAAGATATGTGAGGAGTAA
- a CDS encoding M56 family metallopeptidase, whose translation MLYSIFSKVLSMSITASIVALIIFIIRLIFNKRVPKIFSYVLWSLVLIRLLVPISFSSVFSVFNAIDIPKDKIQATYQENIKETKENLSKENNTDHSILSNVDNEIKNTKNIKAVKPAKNHIFKINNKKFTYKKFIIKGFPILWIIGVILLFLSSIIMYIRTSNKLKEAVLYKDNEIINECSKKLLLNGKIKIFVSDRINTPVVCNPVMPRIVLPLSLAESEDKLAIKYIITHELVHIKRFDNIIKILAVFALCMHWFNPLMWISFILSQKDMEMSCDEKVMEIHDEDIRRDYATLLINLSEKQNMLINGGILAFGESNIKSRIKKIMKYKKSRKRVIVIAFIVILASVGVLMSNAEIKMNKNKMVVKKTTISKNNIEKKIDKEIEGKIKFEDVCKIKIYDRISKYNEDHMKDGLLMDAVLVKDKQLISQIISMIKESSIKAENKEMERKDLRENGGTLGRVVLFNKKGEKETIPLFYDDISKWGYIKYRKNKIYPEYSFFNYASSLKLFPNMTSNVDGGREFF comes from the coding sequence ATGCTTTACAGTATATTTTCTAAAGTACTTAGCATGAGTATAACGGCATCTATAGTAGCGCTTATCATATTTATAATAAGATTAATATTTAATAAACGAGTTCCTAAAATTTTTAGTTATGTTTTGTGGTCTTTAGTCCTTATTAGATTACTTGTGCCTATTTCATTTTCATCAGTATTTAGTGTATTTAATGCTATAGATATACCGAAAGATAAGATACAAGCTACATATCAGGAAAACATTAAAGAAACTAAAGAAAATTTATCAAAAGAAAATAATACAGATCATAGTATATTAAGTAATGTTGATAATGAAATTAAAAATACTAAAAATATAAAAGCAGTAAAACCTGCAAAAAACCATATTTTTAAAATTAATAATAAAAAATTCACATATAAAAAATTCATAATCAAAGGATTCCCAATATTATGGATTATAGGCGTTATATTATTATTTTTAAGTAGTATTATTATGTATATCAGAACAAGCAATAAATTAAAAGAAGCTGTTTTATACAAGGATAATGAAATAATAAATGAATGTAGTAAAAAATTATTATTAAATGGCAAAATTAAAATATTTGTATCAGATAGAATAAACACTCCTGTCGTTTGCAATCCTGTAATGCCAAGAATAGTATTACCACTATCTTTAGCAGAAAGTGAAGATAAATTAGCAATAAAATATATAATAACTCATGAACTTGTGCATATTAAAAGATTTGATAATATTATAAAAATACTGGCAGTTTTTGCACTGTGTATGCATTGGTTTAATCCACTGATGTGGATAAGTTTTATATTATCTCAGAAAGATATGGAAATGTCCTGTGATGAGAAAGTTATGGAAATACATGATGAAGATATAAGACGAGATTATGCAACTTTATTAATTAATCTTTCTGAAAAACAAAATATGCTTATAAATGGTGGAATCTTAGCATTTGGTGAAAGTAATATTAAAAGTAGAATAAAAAAAATAATGAAATATAAGAAATCAAGAAAGAGAGTAATAGTAATTGCATTTATTGTTATATTAGCATCAGTTGGAGTTTTAATGTCAAATGCAGAAATTAAGATGAATAAAAATAAAATGGTAGTGAAAAAAACTACTATAAGCAAAAACAATATAGAAAAGAAAATAGATAAAGAAATTGAGGGTAAGATAAAGTTTGAAGATGTGTGTAAAATAAAAATTTATGATCGGATTTCTAAATATAACGAAGATCATATGAAAGATGGGTTATTAATGGATGCAGTTTTAGTAAAGGATAAGCAATTAATAAGTCAAATTATAAGTATGATAAAGGAATCTTCAATAAAAGCTGAAAATAAAGAGATGGAAAGGAAAGACTTAAGAGAAAATGGAGGAACTTTAGGAAGAGTAGTATTATTTAATAAAAAAGGTGAAAAAGAAACTATACCATTATTTTATGATGATATAAGTAAATGGGGATATATAAAATATAGAAAAAATAAAATATATCCTGAATATAGTTTTTTTAATTATGCAAGTAGTCTTAAACTATTTCCAAATATGACTTCAAATGTAGATGGCGGAAGAGAATTTTTTTAA